The following proteins are co-located in the Vigna unguiculata cultivar IT97K-499-35 chromosome 9, ASM411807v1, whole genome shotgun sequence genome:
- the LOC114164628 gene encoding uncharacterized protein LOC114164628 — protein MLDPRTHHPTDSFHLYDGTRHKPHTTWEPTNSLMWPSKPPFQELNEDDSGICSPPMWTTSPPHSQNDHRTLSPTSRTQAIVRGQRELMEMVKNMPESNYELSLKDLVEHHRLETAVEERRNLTVYKRDKSGAGKRVDNKMTQVKRNGNIDRGGFYLKMGLPFSLGSKDKNKSKKKKSESSGNSSSRVTPKPDGSTKGGVDKEWWKKSPSACKGSDSGESSINSGSSKSSGSSSSNSNSSSNSRSNSRREKSGRLCWFFISRRKSQTQK, from the exons ATGCTTGATCCCAGGACACACCACCCCACCGATTCTTTTCATCTGTACGACGGAACCCGACACAAACCTCACACCACATGGGAACCCACCAACTCTCTTATGTGGCCTTCCAAACCGCCTTTTCAGGAACTAAACGAGGATGATTCCGGAATTTGTTCTCCTCCCATGTGGACCACCAGCCCCCCACACAGCCAAAACGACCACCGCACCCTTTCACCCACGTCCAGGACCCAGGCCATAGTTAGAGGGCAGAGGGAACTCATGGAAATGGTCAAGAACATGCCCGAGTCCAACTACGAGCTCTCCTTGAAGGACCTCGTCGAGCACCACAGGCTAGAGACCGCAGTGGAGGAGCGGAGGAATTTGACCGTCTACAAGAGGGACAAAAGCGGTGCCGGTAAAAGGGTTGATAACAAGATGACGCAGGTGAAGAGAAACGGAAACATTGACCGTGGAGGTTTCTACCTCAAAATGGGGCTTCCTTTTTCTCTGGGGTCTAAGGACAAGAACAAgagcaagaagaagaagagtgaGTCCTCTGGGAATAGCAGTTCAAGAGTTACCCCTAAACCTGATGGATCAACAAAGGGTGGTGTTGATAAGGAGTGGTGGAAGAAGAGCCCTTCCGCGTGTAAAGGGAGTGACAGTGGTGAATCCAGTATCAATAGTGGCAGTTCCAAAAGTTCCGGTAGCAGTAGTAGCAacagcaacagcagcagcaatAGCAGGAGTAATAGCAG GCGTGAGAAGAGTGGTAGGCTTTGCTGGTTTTTCATTAGCAGACGCAAAAGCCAAACACAGAAGTAA